From one Shewanella sp. GD04112 genomic stretch:
- a CDS encoding thiopurine S-methyltransferase has translation MEPGFWHEKWQQQLIGFHQQDINPFLVTYWHNLALPAEAQVFVPLCGKSLDMCFLAEQGHQVIGCELNELAVQQFFEDNQLPMQQSALGEHQHYHTEQVSLYQGDIFTLPQSITAKVSGFYDRAALIAWPESMRAQYAKQLAQLLPSGSVGLLVTLDYPQDALSGPPFAVSPTWVETHLSDDFEIQLLDCQDVLADNPRFVKKEVPWLNEAAYLLTRR, from the coding sequence ATGGAACCCGGTTTTTGGCATGAGAAGTGGCAGCAACAGCTGATTGGTTTTCACCAGCAAGATATCAATCCCTTTCTCGTAACGTATTGGCATAACTTGGCATTACCCGCCGAGGCTCAAGTCTTCGTTCCCCTGTGTGGTAAATCTTTAGATATGTGCTTTTTAGCCGAGCAGGGGCATCAAGTGATTGGTTGCGAGTTAAATGAACTCGCAGTGCAGCAGTTTTTCGAAGATAACCAATTACCTATGCAGCAAAGTGCGCTGGGCGAGCATCAGCATTACCACACTGAGCAGGTCAGTTTATATCAAGGGGATATCTTCACTTTACCCCAGTCGATTACGGCCAAGGTTAGTGGTTTTTATGATCGCGCGGCCTTGATTGCCTGGCCTGAGAGTATGCGGGCGCAATACGCCAAGCAATTAGCGCAGCTATTGCCTTCGGGCAGTGTGGGTTTATTGGTGACTTTAGATTACCCGCAGGACGCTTTAAGTGGGCCACCTTTTGCGGTGTCGCCAACTTGGGTTGAAACACATTTAAGTGACGATTTTGAAATCCAGCTCTTGGATTGTCAGGACGTGCTTGCGGACAACCCGAGATTCGTTAAGAAAGAAGTCCCTTGGCTGAATGAAGCCGCGTATTTATTAACACGCAGATAA
- a CDS encoding bacterioferritin-associated ferredoxin — protein MYVCLCHAITDTQIKNAVSQGDSSLADVKKRLGVADQCGKCARMAVQIIQNQLEIEPNYYEVA, from the coding sequence ATGTACGTTTGTCTCTGCCATGCCATCACAGATACGCAAATCAAAAACGCAGTAAGTCAGGGTGACTCTAGCCTTGCTGACGTTAAAAAGCGTTTAGGCGTTGCCGATCAATGCGGCAAGTGCGCAAGAATGGCCGTACAAATTATTCAGAACCAATTAGAAATTGAACCTAATTACTACGAAGTGGCTTAA
- a CDS encoding zinc-dependent metalloprotease has translation MKPHSLALAILLLGLPALSVAADLPSTKVVKQSQAAKGFLNLYYEPSEGELYLEVSRLNQPFLLVTSLPEGVGSNDIGLDRGQLGQTRMVQFERQGPYIQLKQLNTQYRANTQDAAEKRAVDEAFADSVLWQGKLLDGKPDMVALSELVLNDLHGVADALLHRGQGNYRLDLSRSAILPAGVKSFEKNSDVDVQLTFKADAAGEQVAKVTPDGTLMSVRMRYSFVELPDEGYQPRAYHPMSGYLSDEYRDYATPFSAPLVQRFILRHRLQKVNPGPAPSEVVKPITYYLDPGVPEPIRSALLDGARWWETAFTQAGFINGFKVELLPPDADPQDIRYNMIQWVHRATRGWSYGAALTDPRTGEIIKGQVTLGSLRVRQDYLIAKGLTAGWRDRSAAEQAANDLALARIRQLAAHEVGHTLGLDHNFAASTNQDASVMDYPHPRIMLKGNDIDISAPYGVGVGPWDNFAIAYGYSDEGDATAQKALQNQLLAEVARKGLRYIGEADSRQADASQAYASLWDSGDDPIAQLLDLNRIRAKAIEGFSSTALLPGEPQGELADAFVPIYLLNRYQIDAVTKFIGGTDYNYLSIGEGSRWSYIAPQLQMSALDALLSTLDAASLTVPQTLLDTLVPKAGNYQATRESFESGLGVVSDPLGMAEVLARHTVGQMLMPQRLNRVSQGAMADNEQLSVETLLNKLFAATLYQEDKLALIEGVWMRVNAVVIDELLSAYHNPQTSAEVKAAIYERAQFVIKQLKAKANRANAKVASHYTWLQLGLSAGLTDANSKLIPKPLRLPPGSPI, from the coding sequence CGATATCGGTCTCGACCGTGGTCAATTAGGTCAAACCCGCATGGTGCAGTTTGAGCGCCAAGGTCCCTATATTCAACTTAAGCAACTGAATACCCAGTATCGCGCTAATACCCAAGATGCCGCCGAAAAGCGCGCCGTGGATGAGGCCTTTGCCGATTCGGTATTGTGGCAGGGTAAGTTACTCGATGGTAAGCCAGATATGGTGGCGCTCAGCGAGTTGGTACTCAACGATCTGCATGGCGTCGCGGATGCTCTCCTGCATCGCGGGCAAGGGAATTATCGCCTCGATTTATCCCGCTCGGCAATTTTACCCGCTGGGGTGAAATCCTTTGAAAAGAATAGTGATGTGGATGTGCAGCTTACCTTTAAAGCCGATGCGGCGGGTGAGCAAGTGGCTAAGGTGACGCCCGATGGCACCTTAATGTCGGTGCGGATGCGCTACTCCTTTGTCGAGCTGCCCGATGAGGGCTATCAACCCCGCGCTTATCATCCTATGAGCGGCTATTTATCCGATGAGTATCGCGACTATGCCACACCGTTTTCGGCGCCATTGGTGCAGCGGTTTATTTTGCGCCACCGACTGCAAAAGGTGAATCCTGGCCCTGCACCGAGCGAAGTGGTCAAGCCCATCACCTATTACCTCGACCCAGGTGTGCCTGAGCCTATCCGCTCGGCACTACTCGATGGCGCACGCTGGTGGGAAACGGCCTTCACCCAAGCGGGATTTATCAACGGCTTTAAGGTTGAACTCTTGCCGCCCGATGCCGATCCGCAGGATATTCGCTACAACATGATCCAGTGGGTACACCGCGCCACGCGCGGATGGTCCTACGGCGCGGCGCTAACCGATCCGCGTACCGGCGAAATCATCAAAGGCCAAGTGACCTTAGGTAGCTTGCGAGTGCGCCAAGATTACTTGATTGCCAAAGGCTTAACTGCGGGCTGGCGTGATAGAAGCGCCGCCGAGCAAGCGGCTAATGACTTAGCCTTAGCACGTATTCGCCAACTTGCCGCCCATGAGGTCGGCCATACCTTAGGCTTAGATCATAACTTTGCCGCCTCGACCAATCAGGACGCCTCAGTGATGGATTATCCCCATCCTAGGATTATGCTGAAAGGCAATGACATTGATATATCAGCACCTTATGGTGTAGGTGTCGGGCCATGGGATAACTTTGCTATCGCTTACGGCTATAGCGATGAAGGCGATGCCACGGCGCAGAAGGCGCTGCAAAATCAGTTATTGGCCGAAGTGGCTCGAAAAGGGCTGCGCTATATTGGCGAAGCCGATTCGCGCCAAGCGGATGCCAGCCAAGCCTATGCGAGTTTGTGGGACAGCGGTGACGACCCTATCGCGCAGCTGCTGGATTTGAACCGTATTCGCGCTAAGGCCATCGAAGGTTTTAGCAGCACAGCACTGTTGCCGGGCGAGCCACAGGGTGAATTAGCCGATGCCTTTGTGCCTATCTATTTGCTTAACCGTTATCAAATCGATGCGGTCACTAAGTTTATTGGCGGCACTGACTATAACTATCTGTCTATCGGTGAGGGCAGTCGCTGGAGCTACATTGCGCCGCAGTTACAAATGTCGGCCCTCGATGCGCTGCTCAGCACCTTAGATGCGGCCAGTTTAACGGTTCCGCAAACCTTACTCGATACGCTAGTGCCTAAAGCGGGCAATTATCAAGCGACGCGGGAGTCCTTCGAGTCTGGGCTTGGAGTCGTGAGCGATCCCCTCGGCATGGCGGAAGTGTTAGCGCGCCATACTGTGGGTCAGATGCTGATGCCACAGCGCTTAAATCGCGTCAGCCAAGGGGCTATGGCAGATAATGAACAGCTCTCGGTCGAAACCTTACTCAATAAGCTGTTTGCCGCGACCCTTTATCAAGAAGATAAGCTCGCTCTGATTGAAGGTGTGTGGATGCGGGTAAATGCGGTGGTGATTGATGAACTCTTGTCTGCGTATCACAATCCGCAAACCTCAGCAGAGGTGAAGGCGGCAATTTACGAGCGCGCCCAATTCGTGATTAAACAGCTTAAAGCCAAAGCGAATCGCGCGAATGCTAAGGTGGCCTCCCACTACACTTGGTTGCAACTGGGGCTGAGTGCAGGACTCACGGATGCCAACAGCAAACTCATTCCAAAACCCTTGAGATTGCCGCCAGGTTCACCTATCTAA
- a CDS encoding protein kinase, with protein MQTPQLQHFYISEEQSIYLLKANDARKHKAWIRLCKQQLSKLGYRDIEFIGKGAYGFVFAGINQADEAHVFKFSRINLPQHIQDRLEEEAFMLSLLKHPNIPGAIKFERVGKQGILVMERAKGEDLEQLCRRLGALPPAMVMSIARQLADILYYLRTGKPLVHGDIKPSNLVYDIESQHLSLIDWGSAVFAQRDEYNKAVEDNVMTLMSSDQQHTNARMGDVYFIGEEQLNGALSSPRFDEQGVAATLYALASGQASRFGAQVIPPTSIGLPMELARTLEGMLSIDAVQRNLAGDYFLKSMRHSHRIHLPELPKTELLGEIPVWVQSREKDVETVSYSSRKSFLKEHNAQDPIAKMDDIQLEKYYRNFLAGMGDTEKGFIAAVGRLGQYPIVGGLAIHWQETGVFIDSNLAIYDAKQKSALIIAVNNMVTLARGIKRIGVFKACFFNARDTLHIERENTCEPFVASADLQLPFEVGDVPTLEDKSRLHSYFEDGKDPDENLELPSEIMEELARINQIHHTGCIIFEALPNHLKIHSYLKLLNPRKQAAFRASLDRILHYVGKIQGHGVSGFMKLPYKNTRRFTHIERKAEHFYPRNPKEIGA; from the coding sequence TTGCAAACACCCCAATTACAACATTTTTACATTTCCGAAGAGCAATCCATTTACTTGCTCAAAGCCAACGATGCCCGTAAACACAAGGCGTGGATCCGTTTATGTAAACAACAGTTAAGTAAGTTGGGTTATCGCGACATTGAGTTTATCGGTAAGGGGGCTTACGGCTTTGTGTTTGCGGGGATTAATCAGGCCGACGAAGCCCATGTATTTAAATTCTCAAGAATTAATCTGCCGCAGCATATTCAAGATCGCTTAGAGGAAGAAGCCTTTATGCTGTCCTTACTCAAACACCCTAACATTCCGGGGGCGATCAAATTTGAGCGGGTCGGCAAACAAGGGATCTTAGTGATGGAGCGTGCTAAGGGCGAAGATCTTGAGCAGCTTTGCCGCCGCTTAGGCGCCCTCCCCCCCGCCATGGTGATGAGTATTGCCCGCCAACTGGCCGATATTCTCTACTATCTGCGAACGGGTAAACCCTTAGTGCATGGCGACATTAAGCCCTCAAACCTTGTCTATGATATTGAAAGCCAACATTTATCCTTAATCGACTGGGGCTCGGCGGTATTTGCGCAACGGGATGAATATAACAAGGCCGTTGAAGACAATGTGATGACGCTGATGTCGAGCGATCAGCAGCACACTAACGCCCGCATGGGGGACGTGTATTTTATCGGTGAAGAACAGCTAAATGGCGCGCTCTCCAGCCCACGTTTCGACGAGCAAGGCGTAGCAGCGACCTTGTATGCCTTGGCCTCAGGACAGGCGAGTCGCTTCGGCGCACAGGTGATCCCGCCCACCAGCATAGGCTTACCCATGGAGTTGGCGCGCACCTTGGAAGGCATGCTCAGTATTGATGCCGTGCAGCGCAATCTGGCGGGGGATTATTTTCTCAAAAGCATGCGCCACAGCCATAGAATACACTTACCAGAGTTGCCCAAAACCGAACTGCTGGGTGAAATCCCAGTCTGGGTACAATCCCGCGAAAAAGATGTCGAAACCGTCAGTTATAGCTCGCGTAAATCCTTTTTAAAGGAACATAACGCGCAGGATCCCATCGCTAAGATGGATGACATTCAGCTCGAAAAATACTATCGCAACTTCTTAGCCGGCATGGGCGATACAGAAAAGGGCTTTATCGCCGCCGTGGGGCGACTCGGTCAATACCCTATCGTGGGTGGCCTTGCTATCCATTGGCAGGAAACAGGCGTGTTTATCGACTCCAACCTTGCCATCTACGATGCTAAACAAAAGAGTGCGCTTATCATCGCCGTTAATAATATGGTGACACTCGCGCGGGGAATTAAGCGTATCGGGGTGTTTAAGGCCTGCTTCTTTAACGCTAGGGACACGCTGCATATCGAGCGCGAAAACACCTGCGAGCCCTTTGTCGCCAGCGCCGATCTCCAACTGCCCTTCGAAGTCGGAGATGTACCGACCCTTGAAGATAAATCTCGGCTGCACTCTTACTTTGAAGACGGTAAAGATCCGGATGAAAACCTCGAATTACCGAGTGAAATCATGGAGGAATTGGCACGTATCAACCAAATCCACCACACGGGCTGCATCATTTTCGAGGCGCTGCCGAATCACTTAAAGATCCACAGCTACTTAAAACTGCTCAATCCACGTAAACAGGCGGCGTTTCGCGCTAGCCTCGACCGCATTTTGCATTATGTAGGTAAAATTCAAGGTCATGGGGTATCGGGCTTTATGAAACTGCCCTATAAAAATACTCGCCGCTTTACCCATATTGAGCGTAAAGCCGAACATTTTTATCCTAGAAACCCAAAAGAAATAGGCGCATAA
- a CDS encoding PAS domain-containing methyl-accepting chemotaxis protein, which yields MRKNLPVTQREYDYPADWILLSTTDTKSHITYANPSFCTVAGYELSAMLGQPHNMVRHPDMPPQAFEDLWKTIRKGEPWKGIVKNRCANGDHYWVDAYVSPIMVNGQVAEFQSVRTKPSRDQINRAEAAYAELNKSGNVKALKRTLDMPTKLMLLALVALLPMLYLALQIGAVGFVALAISALVLFIGGNLVLGRYRALVAKAKKIYDNPLMAHIYTGQSDDLGAVDLALQMQTSELKSVLGRARDSCDKVSKQAKISAAKGEEIQGTSQSQLAEIEQVATAMQQMTATLGDMSSNCADAANASQMASQQTINGDKTVVTTIQSIQTMAQQLQETSQVITELEGHSRDIGTVLDVIQGIAEQTNLLALNAAIEAARAGEQGRGFAVVADEVRALAQRTHDATKEIHTMINLLQQGTHKAVRSMQEGVDAAGECITTADLAGAALRTIREAITTITDMTHHIASAVEEQSSVANEMNRSVVNVSQFTHSSHQLGCEMVSLNDEVIGEMDSHTVLVGQFLKRSFKV from the coding sequence ATGAGAAAGAATTTGCCAGTGACACAGCGGGAATATGACTATCCAGCGGATTGGATTTTATTGTCTACGACGGACACTAAGAGTCATATCACCTACGCCAATCCATCGTTTTGCACCGTTGCGGGATACGAGCTGAGTGCCATGTTGGGACAGCCCCATAATATGGTGCGCCATCCCGATATGCCTCCCCAAGCATTTGAAGATCTTTGGAAAACCATCCGTAAAGGCGAGCCTTGGAAAGGCATAGTCAAAAATCGTTGCGCCAATGGCGACCATTATTGGGTCGATGCTTATGTGTCGCCGATTATGGTCAATGGTCAGGTGGCCGAATTTCAATCGGTACGCACTAAACCCAGCCGTGACCAGATCAACAGAGCAGAAGCTGCCTACGCCGAATTGAATAAAAGCGGTAATGTTAAAGCGTTAAAACGCACCTTAGATATGCCGACTAAGTTGATGCTACTCGCCTTAGTCGCCCTGTTGCCCATGTTGTATTTGGCGTTGCAGATTGGGGCGGTAGGATTTGTGGCGCTTGCCATCAGTGCCCTCGTGCTGTTCATCGGCGGTAATTTGGTCTTAGGGCGTTATCGGGCGCTGGTTGCTAAGGCAAAGAAAATCTACGATAACCCTTTGATGGCACATATCTATACGGGGCAATCCGACGATTTGGGCGCTGTCGATCTGGCGCTGCAAATGCAAACCTCAGAGTTAAAGTCAGTGTTGGGTCGCGCCCGGGACTCCTGCGATAAGGTGAGTAAGCAAGCCAAGATTTCTGCGGCGAAAGGTGAAGAAATTCAAGGAACAAGTCAGTCACAACTCGCTGAGATTGAACAGGTTGCCACGGCTATGCAACAGATGACGGCGACGCTTGGGGATATGTCCTCAAACTGCGCCGATGCAGCGAACGCTTCGCAAATGGCGTCGCAGCAGACAATCAACGGCGATAAAACCGTCGTCACCACCATTCAGTCGATTCAGACCATGGCGCAGCAGTTGCAGGAAACTTCTCAGGTGATCACTGAATTAGAAGGGCACAGCCGAGACATAGGCACAGTGCTGGATGTGATCCAAGGCATTGCCGAACAAACGAATTTATTGGCGCTGAACGCGGCGATTGAAGCGGCGCGGGCGGGGGAGCAAGGGCGAGGTTTTGCCGTAGTTGCCGATGAGGTGCGGGCATTAGCGCAGCGCACCCATGATGCCACCAAAGAAATCCACACAATGATCAATCTGTTGCAGCAGGGCACTCACAAGGCCGTGCGCAGTATGCAGGAGGGCGTTGATGCGGCTGGCGAATGTATTACCACGGCGGATCTTGCGGGCGCGGCGCTACGTACCATACGTGAAGCGATCACTACCATTACGGATATGACCCACCATATTGCCAGTGCGGTGGAGGAACAATCGAGCGTGGCGAACGAAATGAATCGCAGCGTAGTGAATGTGTCGCAATTTACCCATTCCAGTCATCAACTCGGCTGCGAAATGGTGAGCCTCAACGATGAAGTGATAGGTGAAATGGACTCCCATACTGTGCTAGTTGGGCAGTTTTTAAAGCGCAGTTTTAAAGTCTAA